Proteins co-encoded in one Sphingomonas sp. CL5.1 genomic window:
- a CDS encoding FtsK/SpoIIIE domain-containing protein, which translates to MKPSELIGAAGATSLRLRLDAIAEDDGVARFLLDRLTGEQVAAITMALLKDPTTDLRLKIAIPRSLVAAYDLPQHVVTDERTVAIRNAECDKPALLLANTDDDQGASLQDVTLLGAKQLTEDPQPWVDAACAGLGLPDSQIGAWKAALRGLNEADDWTLHQISHYVALTRQCIEEQSKPVSEALGWALPALHLPRDSGYFLGLREKDLEQFRRWKRLYEKLVSDRKPLLAKQRSNRQIIESEELRSQFEQVRDDIIPAAYETIEAFIDAAPSWGAEAEALSTFEWEAENILQLFSGLKQKKTTLPEETVTFFEFELPGRLSDADIEYLKVLKTRSLKETRDDDREFFENHRDDLVQDKALRAKWERFIFGRPIECSDFADGLLRAIERLFGQVTPYGNARKLTIRSSRRSRAQWLDVNADVGLAFGLRYRGLKPLMGAAVTWDVPYLFEYEALLERAKRRKKYRANVSVSRASLQIKFDIVLEVGTGASAERAVVQLVWQAQPNAIGLELPSDLARLLKRPLMRTNVARLAVSHKGALQSVSLADVGTLQPAFGQDAGSLVPRTNAGEDVGKLFPKQLKIAVTAGRITAEGGRAIGAAWEAFAEKYTEALTALQSSGYASPVLLEQVEAYGALLRSLGVHAGGDINRRDLWEPILGIGAVMVTGAALSAIIAPWHPMRLAGTAVKTRSLTGLVDYLLSDVEVNFGDSRLFFSDLREELAHPLYPEIAVGYDGTEPVLLAETSTTNDYSLLERPVRDPSEASTDVDPAEASRQIRGLLERYLDLQPHERSNLSIMLYNCDAAGLPLATVNALSSVQDQDEVHCNVLVRHRDRSKLGHVYGELLDRSEGDPDAVVVSETSRNFMSKLRIGVMLDSGGAGGDGKTREIDVAFLHDVVSRQAREAWFPVPAEAHNPGLLEHVPARWSYRRVTAEDELKATSYLTCPRQPDAGWAYVDAVAGVIRRQSHGVNEHYLPARQISFQDHGLKSMFDEVHALAEWVATYDDLLDKRQLAAQGISVIRYRRQRTHGRNMVVSSTSELRILHVLVRRRLTELSLGLSDDKLSALARRMIDDAAAISGDIVLRAAKRGVSAGELIGLVLSRALVAEELGGNATVAWFLLDDYAEWLGQREEGIADILALSVAPAPDGNATLRAIVTEAKYVDASGLAEASRKSRQQLRHTVTRMDDALFGDPGRLDRDLWLSRIADLLLDGTAALGQAALLERVRDGIRRGSVPIDLRGYSHILVSGPADDGSSLGEQDPITDIANGLQETFTREGLRQLIKAYEAKTPLGSVRSALGEIHLWDKASYRDPAPRVDWTKAIAIDPKAALPTPIISDISDDDDDDDGDGGISSGSVPKPSPQSGPAMSVSPRMASDEDDASPISEPFVASEVEEQAVESATEPVAGPPPIPTPNVIQVPAAQSLEALIQSNAERSHEDSAEEQAWLEQTAQKLRTALLGYTLQAKIVGTRLTPNAALIRFMGSDRLRVEDIEARQSALLTTHGLRLISISPLPGEIVVGVARPQRQIVSLWDVWARREINRNPAGVNTSFVLGLKELDGEILYLNLGGAFGGGQPHEPHTLVAGATGSGKSVLIQALLLDIAATNPSALAHIHLIDPKMGVDYAAVERLPHLQGGVIVEQGQAIEVMEGLVAEMERRYELFRVHGARDIRAFNTKAGPSDRLPLKFLVHDEFAEWMLTEDYKAAVTANVSRLGVKARAAGIHLIFAAQRPDANVMPMQLRDNLGNRLILKVASVGTSEIALGVKGAEQLLGLGHLAARLSGEPGIIYAQAPFLSDDDIERAVDAIIVNDGLSG; encoded by the coding sequence TGCATCGAGGAGCAGTCCAAGCCCGTCTCGGAAGCCTTGGGTTGGGCGCTGCCGGCGCTCCATCTTCCGCGCGACAGCGGCTATTTCCTAGGCCTGCGGGAAAAGGATCTTGAGCAGTTCCGCCGCTGGAAGCGGCTTTACGAAAAACTCGTCAGCGACCGGAAACCGCTCCTCGCCAAGCAGCGCTCCAACCGGCAGATCATCGAAAGCGAAGAGCTTCGATCCCAGTTCGAGCAGGTCCGCGATGACATCATCCCTGCAGCTTATGAGACGATTGAGGCCTTCATCGACGCCGCTCCGAGCTGGGGAGCCGAAGCCGAGGCCTTGTCGACCTTCGAGTGGGAGGCCGAGAATATCCTGCAGTTGTTCTCCGGCTTGAAGCAGAAAAAGACGACCCTCCCCGAGGAGACCGTCACCTTCTTCGAGTTCGAGCTGCCGGGCCGGTTGAGCGATGCCGATATCGAGTATCTCAAGGTCCTCAAAACGCGCTCGCTCAAGGAAACCCGCGACGACGATCGCGAGTTTTTTGAGAATCATCGCGACGATCTCGTGCAGGACAAGGCGCTCCGGGCGAAATGGGAGCGCTTCATCTTCGGGCGCCCGATTGAGTGCAGCGATTTCGCCGACGGCCTGTTGCGCGCGATTGAGCGTTTGTTCGGCCAGGTGACGCCCTATGGCAACGCACGGAAGCTGACGATCAGATCCTCCCGGCGCAGTCGCGCCCAATGGCTCGACGTCAATGCCGATGTCGGCCTGGCTTTCGGCCTGCGCTATCGCGGCCTGAAACCGTTGATGGGCGCGGCCGTAACGTGGGACGTGCCCTATCTATTTGAATATGAGGCGCTCCTTGAACGCGCCAAGCGCCGCAAGAAATACAGGGCCAACGTGTCTGTTTCGCGCGCGAGCTTGCAGATCAAGTTCGACATCGTTCTTGAGGTGGGCACTGGCGCAAGCGCCGAACGTGCCGTCGTTCAGCTTGTCTGGCAGGCGCAGCCCAATGCGATTGGTCTCGAATTGCCGAGCGATCTCGCCCGGTTGCTCAAGCGGCCGCTGATGCGAACCAATGTCGCCCGGCTCGCGGTCAGCCACAAAGGGGCGCTGCAGTCAGTTTCCCTCGCAGACGTCGGCACATTGCAGCCCGCTTTCGGGCAGGACGCGGGATCGCTGGTCCCGCGCACCAATGCCGGTGAGGACGTTGGCAAACTCTTTCCGAAGCAACTCAAGATCGCGGTTACTGCCGGGCGTATCACCGCGGAGGGCGGTCGGGCGATCGGCGCGGCCTGGGAGGCATTTGCCGAGAAATATACCGAAGCCCTGACCGCTTTGCAGAGTTCCGGCTACGCCTCACCTGTTCTTCTTGAACAGGTCGAAGCTTATGGAGCGCTGCTTCGCAGTCTGGGTGTCCATGCTGGTGGCGATATCAACCGGCGCGACCTGTGGGAGCCGATACTCGGCATCGGGGCCGTGATGGTGACCGGCGCTGCCCTCTCTGCCATCATCGCGCCATGGCATCCGATGCGTCTTGCCGGAACAGCGGTGAAGACCCGGTCGCTAACCGGCTTGGTCGACTACCTCTTGTCTGACGTCGAAGTGAATTTCGGCGATTCGCGGCTCTTCTTCTCGGACCTTCGGGAGGAGCTCGCTCATCCGCTCTATCCAGAAATCGCTGTCGGGTATGATGGCACAGAGCCGGTTCTTCTTGCGGAGACGAGCACGACGAATGACTATTCGTTGCTCGAACGCCCGGTGCGCGACCCTTCCGAGGCGTCCACCGATGTTGATCCGGCTGAAGCCTCACGCCAGATTCGTGGGCTCCTAGAACGCTATCTCGACCTTCAGCCGCACGAACGCTCCAATCTCAGCATCATGCTGTACAATTGCGACGCCGCAGGCCTACCGCTTGCCACCGTCAATGCGTTGAGTTCGGTGCAAGATCAGGACGAAGTTCATTGCAACGTCCTTGTTCGGCATCGCGATCGATCGAAGCTCGGACATGTCTATGGCGAGCTGCTCGACCGGTCCGAAGGCGACCCTGACGCTGTCGTAGTCAGCGAAACATCACGCAACTTCATGTCGAAGCTCCGCATCGGCGTCATGCTCGATAGCGGCGGCGCGGGCGGCGACGGCAAGACGCGAGAGATCGATGTCGCCTTCCTCCATGACGTTGTCTCACGCCAGGCGCGAGAGGCCTGGTTCCCCGTCCCGGCCGAAGCCCACAATCCCGGCTTACTGGAGCATGTACCGGCGCGTTGGTCTTATCGGCGCGTGACCGCCGAGGACGAGCTCAAGGCCACTAGCTATTTGACGTGTCCGCGTCAGCCTGATGCGGGTTGGGCCTATGTCGACGCGGTTGCGGGAGTCATTCGTCGTCAGTCGCATGGCGTGAATGAGCACTATCTTCCGGCCCGGCAAATTTCCTTTCAGGACCATGGCCTCAAGTCGATGTTCGATGAGGTCCATGCGCTTGCTGAATGGGTCGCAACCTATGATGACCTGCTCGACAAGCGGCAGCTCGCTGCCCAGGGCATCAGCGTCATCCGCTACCGGCGTCAGCGCACACACGGCCGCAACATGGTCGTTTCATCGACGTCCGAATTGCGAATTCTTCATGTGCTCGTTCGGCGTCGCCTTACCGAGCTGTCGCTCGGCCTGAGCGACGATAAGTTGTCGGCACTGGCGCGGCGTATGATCGACGATGCCGCTGCCATCTCTGGCGATATCGTGTTGCGCGCTGCCAAGCGCGGCGTTTCGGCGGGCGAATTGATCGGGCTCGTGCTCAGCCGTGCGCTGGTCGCGGAGGAACTCGGCGGCAATGCGACCGTGGCCTGGTTCCTGCTCGACGATTATGCCGAGTGGCTCGGCCAGCGCGAAGAAGGGATCGCCGATATCCTCGCGCTTTCGGTGGCGCCAGCGCCGGACGGCAACGCAACGCTGCGCGCGATCGTTACCGAAGCCAAATATGTCGACGCGTCGGGACTTGCCGAAGCGTCACGCAAGTCACGCCAGCAGCTGCGGCATACGGTCACGCGTATGGACGACGCCTTATTTGGCGACCCAGGTCGGCTCGACCGCGACCTTTGGCTTTCGCGGATCGCCGACCTTCTTCTCGACGGCACCGCTGCGCTGGGACAGGCCGCGCTGCTCGAACGGGTTCGTGATGGCATCCGCCGCGGTTCGGTCCCCATTGATCTGCGCGGCTACTCCCACATTCTGGTATCTGGTCCAGCGGACGATGGGAGTTCGCTCGGAGAGCAGGACCCGATCACCGACATCGCCAACGGTTTGCAGGAGACGTTCACTCGCGAGGGCCTACGGCAACTGATCAAGGCCTATGAGGCTAAGACTCCGCTGGGCAGCGTCCGCTCGGCGCTCGGAGAAATCCATCTCTGGGATAAGGCAAGTTATCGGGATCCGGCACCGCGCGTTGACTGGACCAAGGCGATCGCCATCGATCCTAAGGCCGCTCTGCCGACACCGATCATAAGCGACATCAGCGATGACGACGATGATGACGACGGTGATGGCGGCATTTCGTCGGGATCGGTGCCGAAGCCGTCTCCGCAATCTGGGCCTGCAATGTCCGTCTCGCCGAGGATGGCATCTGACGAAGACGACGCTTCGCCGATCTCTGAACCGTTCGTAGCGTCGGAGGTGGAGGAACAGGCCGTCGAAAGCGCGACGGAGCCGGTCGCCGGTCCTCCCCCTATTCCGACACCGAACGTAATACAGGTGCCGGCCGCTCAGTCGCTTGAGGCGCTGATCCAAAGCAATGCCGAGCGGTCGCATGAGGATTCAGCGGAGGAACAGGCCTGGCTTGAACAGACGGCGCAGAAGCTGCGGACTGCGCTTCTTGGCTACACCCTCCAGGCAAAGATTGTCGGTACGAGGCTGACGCCGAACGCCGCCCTTATTCGCTTCATGGGCAGTGACCGACTGCGGGTCGAAGATATCGAAGCTCGGCAATCGGCCTTGTTGACGACGCACGGGCTGCGCCTGATTTCCATTTCCCCCCTTCCCGGCGAGATCGTGGTGGGCGTGGCGAGGCCACAGCGGCAGATCGTTTCGCTGTGGGATGTGTGGGCGCGCCGGGAGATCAATCGGAACCCCGCCGGGGTCAATACCTCCTTCGTGCTGGGCCTGAAGGAGCTCGATGGCGAGATCCTTTATCTCAACCTCGGTGGCGCCTTTGGCGGCGGCCAACCGCACGAGCCACACACGCTGGTCGCCGGCGCGACCGGTAGTGGCAAATCGGTGCTGATCCAGGCGCTACTGCTGGATATAGCTGCGACCAATCCCAGCGCGCTTGCGCATATTCACCTGATCGATCCGAAAATGGGTGTGGATTATGCGGCAGTCGAGCGGCTCCCCCATCTGCAGGGCGGAGTCATTGTCGAGCAGGGTCAGGCAATAGAGGTAATGGAGGGGCTCGTCGCCGAGATGGAGCGACGGTATGAGCTGTTTCGTGTCCATGGCGCGCGTGACATCCGGGCCTTCAATACCAAGGCCGGCCCGTCTGACCGGCTACCGCTCAAATTCCTGGTCCATGACGAGTTCGCTGAGTGGATGCTGACCGAGGATTATAAGGCGGCGGTGACCGCCAATGTTTCCCGGCTCGGGGTCAAGGCGCGCGCCGCGGGCATCCATCTGATCTTCGCGGCGCAGCGCCCGGATGCGAACGTGATGCCGATGCAGTTGCGCGACAATCTCGGCAACCGGTTGATCCTCAAGGTCGCGAGCGTCGGCACATCCGAGATTGCCTTGGGGGTGAAAGGCGCGGAGCAGTTGCTGGGTCTTGGCCATCTCGCGGCCCGCCTGTCGGGCGAACCCGGCATCATCTATGCGCAGGCACCATTCCTGTCGGATGACGACATCGAGCGTGCTGTCGATGCCATAATCGTCAATGACGGGCTTAGCGGATGA